Proteins from a single region of Limosilactobacillus fermentum:
- the rpmI gene encoding 50S ribosomal protein L35, producing the protein MPKMKTKSAAAKRFKRTAKGGFKSGNSFTSHRFHGKTKKQRRQLRGLSMMDKSNVKRYKKMIPAK; encoded by the coding sequence ATGCCAAAGATGAAGACTAAGAGCGCTGCAGCCAAGCGTTTCAAGCGGACCGCTAAGGGTGGTTTCAAGAGTGGTAACTCATTTACTTCTCACCGTTTCCACGGTAAGACCAAGAAGCAACGCCGTCAATTGCGTGGTCTTTCCATGATGGACAAGTCTAACGTAAAGCGTTACAAGAAGATGATTCCTGCTAAGTAA
- the yhbY gene encoding ribosome assembly RNA-binding protein YhbY: MNLRGKQKRFLRAQANHLQPLFAVGKNGLTPAWVDQLTGALDKRELMKVNILQNSDATAQEVKDYIEQNSEIQVVQVIGRVLVLFKVAENPRFQDLSVRVAKI; the protein is encoded by the coding sequence ATGAATTTACGCGGAAAGCAAAAGCGCTTTTTAAGGGCGCAAGCCAATCACCTACAACCGCTCTTTGCGGTCGGGAAAAACGGCTTGACGCCGGCCTGGGTTGACCAATTAACCGGCGCCTTAGATAAGCGGGAGTTAATGAAGGTGAATATCTTACAAAACAGTGACGCCACGGCCCAAGAGGTCAAGGACTACATCGAACAAAACAGTGAGATTCAAGTGGTACAAGTAATCGGTCGGGTCCTGGTGCTATTTAAGGTGGCCGAAAACCCCCGTTTCCAAGACCTCTCAGTGCGGGTGGCTAAAATCTAG
- the yqeH gene encoding ribosome biogenesis GTPase YqeH: MTELNRDEELRCIGCGAVIQTEDKDALGYTPASALNKGLETGELYCQRCFRLRHYNEIAPVSLTDDDFLRLLSHIREANALIVYVVDIFDFNGSIIPGLHRFVGKNPVLLVGNKEDLLPRSLRRSKLTDWLRQQANQAGIRPLMTTLVSAKKNHQVEELLATIEKYRQGRDVYVVGVTNVGKSTLINQIIKQRTGVEDLITTSRFPGTTLDKIEIPLDDGHELVDTPGIIHQEQMAHVLPAEDLRLVAPQKEIKPKTYQLDEQQTIFLGGIARFDYLKGPRAGLTAYFDNNLPLHRTKLANADAFYEKHLGGLLVPPHQNEIDQFPPLERFEFAITEKSDLVFEGLGWITVPAGLVVAGWAPKGVGVLVRRAMI, translated from the coding sequence ATGACGGAATTAAATAGGGACGAAGAACTGCGCTGCATCGGCTGCGGGGCGGTAATTCAAACCGAAGACAAGGACGCCTTGGGCTACACGCCGGCGTCGGCACTGAACAAAGGGCTGGAAACCGGTGAGTTATACTGCCAGCGGTGTTTCCGCTTGCGCCACTATAATGAGATCGCCCCGGTTTCCTTGACGGACGACGATTTTTTGCGCTTACTTAGCCACATCCGCGAGGCCAACGCCCTGATCGTTTACGTGGTGGATATCTTCGACTTCAACGGCTCGATCATCCCGGGCCTGCACCGCTTCGTCGGTAAGAACCCGGTCCTTTTGGTCGGGAACAAAGAGGACTTGTTGCCGCGGTCGCTGCGCCGCTCTAAGCTAACCGACTGGCTGCGTCAACAGGCCAACCAAGCCGGGATTCGGCCCCTGATGACAACCTTGGTTTCGGCCAAAAAGAATCACCAGGTCGAAGAATTACTGGCCACGATTGAGAAGTACCGCCAGGGTCGCGACGTGTACGTGGTTGGGGTGACCAACGTGGGGAAGTCGACCTTGATCAACCAGATCATTAAGCAACGGACCGGGGTGGAAGACCTAATCACCACCTCGCGCTTCCCGGGGACGACCCTCGATAAGATCGAAATTCCGCTGGATGACGGTCACGAACTGGTCGACACCCCGGGGATCATCCACCAAGAGCAAATGGCCCACGTCTTGCCGGCTGAGGACCTACGGCTGGTGGCACCCCAAAAGGAAATCAAGCCCAAGACCTACCAGCTGGATGAGCAGCAGACGATTTTCTTGGGGGGGATTGCCCGTTTTGACTATCTGAAGGGGCCGCGGGCTGGTCTAACCGCCTACTTTGACAACAACCTCCCCCTGCACCGAACCAAGCTGGCCAATGCCGATGCCTTTTATGAAAAGCATTTGGGCGGCCTCTTAGTTCCGCCGCATCAAAACGAAATTGATCAGTTCCCGCCGTTGGAACGGTTTGAATTTGCGATTACGGAAAAGTCGGACCTGGTCTTTGAAGGGCTTGGCTGGATCACCGTCCCAGCGGGGCTGGTGGTTGCTGGTTGGGCACCGAAGGGCGTCGGCGTCTTAGTACGGCGGGCCATGATATAG
- a CDS encoding response regulator transcription factor, with protein sequence MSRILIIEDEENLARFVELELKHDGYETDVELDGRQGLDAALNQDFDVILLDLMLPELNGLEVARRVREVKDTPIIIMTARDSVIDRVSGLDHGADDYIVKPFAIEELLARVRALLRRISIEGDANSVHQTTVTYKDLTIEKENRVVRRGDEVINLTKREYELLLILMENINVVMSRKELLSKVWGYDSKVETNVVDVYIRYLRNKIDRPGEKSYIQTVRGTGYVIRS encoded by the coding sequence ATGAGTCGGATTTTAATTATTGAAGATGAAGAAAACCTGGCACGCTTCGTTGAACTAGAACTGAAGCATGATGGTTACGAAACGGATGTTGAACTGGACGGCCGCCAGGGGTTAGATGCGGCTTTAAACCAGGATTTTGACGTCATCTTATTGGATCTGATGTTACCGGAATTAAACGGACTGGAAGTGGCGCGCCGGGTGCGGGAAGTCAAGGACACCCCAATTATCATCATGACCGCCCGGGATTCGGTCATTGACCGGGTCTCTGGCCTGGACCACGGGGCCGATGATTACATCGTTAAGCCCTTTGCCATTGAAGAATTGTTGGCTCGGGTGCGGGCACTGTTACGGCGGATTTCAATTGAAGGCGACGCCAACAGCGTTCACCAAACGACGGTGACCTACAAAGACCTAACGATTGAAAAGGAAAACCGGGTGGTTCGGCGCGGCGACGAGGTGATCAACCTGACCAAGCGTGAATACGAACTGCTCTTGATCCTGATGGAAAACATTAACGTGGTCATGTCTCGTAAGGAACTCTTATCCAAGGTGTGGGGGTACGATTCCAAGGTGGAAACCAACGTGGTCGATGTCTACATTCGTTACCTGCGCAACAAGATTGACCGGCCGGGTGAAAAGAGCTACATCCAAACCGTTCGTGGGACCGGTTACGTTATCCGCTCCTAG
- the yqeK gene encoding bis(5'-nucleosyl)-tetraphosphatase (symmetrical) YqeK translates to MTNELEYHQQLLPLSRAELVDKLRHAMKKKRFDHVLRVEETAIELAKENGVDLELASIAALCHDYAKQRPDQDFIATIKEKHLDPVLLNYGNAIWHGVVGAELVADELGCHDQRILDAVRQHTVGAPYMTKLAQIVYMADYIEPGRDFEGVELARQVTHQSLAKGVALQTKQTLMYLVSTGKPIYPTTLATYNAWVPSNGKED, encoded by the coding sequence TTGACTAACGAATTAGAGTATCACCAACAGTTACTGCCGCTGAGTCGTGCCGAATTGGTGGATAAGCTTCGCCACGCCATGAAAAAGAAGCGGTTTGACCACGTCTTGCGGGTCGAAGAAACGGCCATCGAATTGGCCAAGGAAAATGGGGTCGACCTGGAACTAGCTAGCATCGCCGCTTTGTGCCACGATTACGCTAAGCAACGCCCCGACCAAGACTTCATTGCAACGATTAAGGAAAAGCACCTTGATCCCGTACTCTTAAACTACGGCAACGCCATTTGGCACGGGGTAGTGGGAGCCGAGCTGGTGGCCGATGAACTGGGGTGCCACGACCAACGGATTTTAGACGCCGTTCGTCAGCACACGGTCGGGGCGCCGTACATGACCAAGCTAGCCCAGATCGTTTACATGGCCGACTACATTGAGCCGGGGCGTGATTTTGAGGGGGTTGAACTGGCTCGCCAGGTCACCCACCAAAGCCTGGCCAAGGGAGTCGCCTTGCAAACCAAACAAACCCTGATGTACTTAGTATCAACGGGCAAGCCCATTTATCCAACTACTCTGGCGACCTACAACGCGTGGGTGCCAAGCAACGGAAAGGAAGATTAA
- a CDS encoding HAMP domain-containing sensor histidine kinase has product MDERKRGNRFVSLKLKWALGTALGSLIISLAVVMVLFSSFTQDLLGQERQTLTQSLMAISQKLGQASESELTASKVDQTLKDNALTPKEAGSGKVYRRPVVQGLSDGHLTVTVYNRSGKDLFATGEENQGFQKVSEQTIKTVSGKKHQYLIGRVPIRSSKTHQVIGYLQVENNLDNYFQHYRRLQLISILALSLVVIFSGLMGYFLSYFLLRPLNDIQETVEVLSDDPTKNRRVPVTSRNDELGELAWMFNEMIDRTQRYIDQQSQFVGDVSHELRTPVAIIQGHMQLLERWGKDDPKQLEESIQAALAETNRMNTLIKEMLDLTRAGQVEVNFRNATTPVKKLVNQVYDNFRMIHPDFHFSLDDDLDEDVLVPVYRDHLEQILIILCDNAVKYSNERKEIHLSLSRNLRAVEIGVQDFGEGISQEDLHRVFDRFYRVDKARSRKKGGNGLGLAIAKRLVEGYHGTVTVESQLGSGSLFRITLPIVEPGDEKEAKNKESGK; this is encoded by the coding sequence ATGGACGAACGAAAGCGGGGGAACCGCTTCGTCTCCCTCAAATTAAAGTGGGCCCTGGGAACGGCGTTGGGGTCGTTAATCATCTCGCTGGCGGTGGTGATGGTTTTGTTCTCTTCATTCACCCAGGACTTGCTCGGCCAAGAACGCCAGACGCTAACCCAATCGTTAATGGCCATTAGCCAAAAGCTAGGCCAGGCGTCTGAGAGCGAGCTCACCGCAAGTAAAGTTGACCAAACCCTCAAGGACAACGCCCTAACCCCCAAGGAGGCGGGAAGTGGAAAGGTATACCGCCGCCCGGTTGTCCAGGGCCTGTCGGATGGCCACCTGACCGTGACGGTTTATAACCGTAGTGGTAAGGATCTCTTTGCCACCGGGGAGGAAAATCAGGGCTTTCAAAAGGTCAGTGAGCAGACCATTAAAACGGTGAGTGGCAAAAAGCACCAGTACCTGATCGGGCGGGTACCGATCCGCAGTTCCAAGACCCACCAAGTGATCGGCTACCTGCAGGTGGAAAACAACCTGGATAATTACTTCCAGCACTACCGGCGCCTACAACTGATCTCAATTTTGGCCCTCAGCTTAGTGGTGATCTTTTCGGGCCTGATGGGCTACTTCTTATCCTACTTCCTCTTACGACCGCTAAATGACATCCAGGAAACGGTGGAGGTCTTGTCTGATGACCCAACCAAGAATCGCCGGGTGCCGGTCACCAGTCGGAACGATGAATTAGGTGAATTGGCCTGGATGTTCAACGAAATGATCGACCGCACCCAGCGCTACATTGATCAACAGTCCCAGTTCGTGGGCGACGTTTCCCACGAATTGCGGACCCCGGTGGCCATCATTCAGGGGCACATGCAGCTGCTAGAGCGGTGGGGTAAGGATGACCCCAAGCAACTGGAAGAATCGATTCAAGCGGCCCTAGCCGAAACGAACCGGATGAACACCCTGATTAAAGAAATGCTTGATTTGACCCGGGCGGGCCAGGTTGAAGTTAACTTTAGAAACGCCACCACGCCGGTCAAAAAGCTAGTTAATCAGGTCTACGATAACTTCCGGATGATTCACCCGGACTTTCACTTCAGCCTGGATGATGACCTAGATGAGGACGTCTTGGTGCCGGTTTACCGGGATCACCTCGAGCAAATTCTGATCATCCTCTGTGATAACGCCGTTAAGTACTCCAACGAGCGCAAGGAAATCCACCTGTCGCTCTCCCGGAACCTGCGGGCCGTTGAGATTGGGGTGCAAGACTTTGGGGAAGGAATTTCTCAAGAGGATCTTCACCGGGTCTTTGACCGCTTCTACCGGGTTGATAAGGCCAGGAGCCGTAAGAAGGGTGGTAACGGACTCGGGTTGGCGATCGCCAAACGCCTGGTGGAGGGTTACCACGGAACGGTGACGGTGGAAAGCCAGCTGGGGTCCGGTTCGCTGTTCCGGATTACCCTGCCGATCGTGGAACCAGGTGACGAAAAAGAAGCCAAAAACAAGGAAAGTGGTAAATAA
- a CDS encoding YqeG family HAD IIIA-type phosphatase, whose translation MLEKFKPTWMVNSIYHVRPAELKEAGIRAVFSDLDNTLIAWNNPNGTKELKDWMTSLKEAGIPLIVISNNSHRRVERAVSPLNLPFVSRALKPLSFGITRARTRLGLEASEVVMVGDQLLTDIAAANVAGVRSILVRPLLDSDQWNTKLNRLMEKGVKKGLLKKYPEQTWQEGLNDGIK comes from the coding sequence GTGCTAGAGAAATTCAAACCAACGTGGATGGTGAACTCGATTTATCACGTTCGTCCGGCGGAACTGAAGGAAGCCGGGATTCGGGCCGTGTTTTCCGACCTGGATAACACCCTGATTGCGTGGAATAACCCGAACGGAACCAAGGAACTAAAGGACTGGATGACGTCCTTAAAGGAAGCGGGGATTCCTTTGATTGTGATTTCCAATAACAGTCACCGCCGGGTGGAGCGGGCCGTGTCACCCCTGAACCTGCCCTTCGTTTCCCGGGCCCTCAAACCACTTTCGTTTGGCATTACCCGGGCCAGGACGCGCCTGGGCCTTGAAGCCAGCGAGGTGGTAATGGTGGGTGACCAGTTGTTGACCGATATCGCCGCCGCTAACGTTGCCGGCGTCCGTAGCATATTGGTCCGGCCACTACTCGACAGTGACCAGTGGAATACCAAACTCAACCGCTTGATGGAAAAGGGGGTCAAAAAGGGCCTCTTAAAGAAGTACCCCGAACAAACCTGGCAGGAGGGATTGAATGACGGAATTAAATAG
- the rsfS gene encoding ribosome silencing factor, producing the protein MQSKELLEMVVKAADGRRAEDIVALKVDQISLMADYFVIMTGSSNRQVQAIANAIVEKAHEQHVEIGSVEGKEAAQWILVDLGDVVVHIFREETREFYNLEKLWAEAPLVNLSAWVEAE; encoded by the coding sequence ATGCAAAGCAAAGAGTTATTAGAAATGGTCGTTAAGGCCGCGGACGGTCGGCGGGCCGAAGACATCGTCGCCCTAAAGGTGGACCAAATCAGCCTGATGGCCGACTACTTCGTGATCATGACCGGGAGCTCCAATCGTCAAGTGCAGGCAATCGCCAACGCCATTGTCGAAAAGGCCCACGAGCAACACGTTGAAATCGGCTCCGTCGAAGGGAAGGAAGCGGCCCAGTGGATCCTGGTCGACCTGGGGGACGTGGTCGTTCACATCTTCCGCGAAGAAACCCGCGAATTTTACAACTTGGAAAAGCTGTGGGCCGAAGCGCCACTGGTGAACCTGAGTGCCTGGGTTGAAGCCGAATGA
- a CDS encoding MATE family efflux transporter — protein sequence MTNTPNIIKESNHYITRNIAASLGLSIYVIIDTLFISIAAGPLGLTVLNLALPLFSAFNATGLLLGVGGAAYYSLNKLTHPERVEHLFSQLIIFVAGLGILVTILINLFATPLLHLLGANAATLPMGLTYVRIISLAAPFYMANYIVVNFVRNDGNPNLTMIATLTETTGVILVDWLFIFGLGLHMEGAALAVLFSPVCSLTVLSFHRRFKGRQLHWYWTWPRLKSVATAARLGVAAASNELANGVSIYVFNLVLLHLAGNYAVAAYGVISNIAIVTIAIANGVALGAQPLISREVGDHRFTAGKQILNHAFKITISLALLLTLILVLFKGPIIGIFNAEHQAQLVKYATVGLPIYFTSAVFTAINLMAIIFLTAIGSSRFAFVLSFLRGYLILIPMIIGLGAILGITGVWAAVPITEFLVTMLALLLIRARLKEWGH from the coding sequence ATGACCAACACCCCCAACATCATCAAGGAAAGTAATCACTACATCACCCGTAACATTGCGGCCTCACTGGGGCTTTCAATCTACGTAATCATCGATACCCTCTTCATCTCAATTGCCGCCGGGCCGCTGGGACTGACCGTCTTAAACCTGGCCCTCCCCCTCTTTTCGGCCTTTAACGCAACTGGGCTCTTATTGGGGGTTGGTGGGGCGGCCTACTACTCGTTAAACAAGCTCACCCACCCCGAGCGGGTCGAGCACTTGTTTAGCCAGCTAATTATCTTCGTGGCTGGACTGGGGATCCTGGTGACCATCCTAATCAACCTCTTTGCCACCCCACTTTTGCACCTACTAGGAGCCAACGCCGCCACCTTACCAATGGGGCTAACCTACGTGCGGATCATTAGCCTGGCGGCCCCCTTTTACATGGCCAACTACATTGTGGTCAACTTCGTCAGAAACGACGGCAACCCTAACCTGACGATGATCGCAACTTTAACCGAAACCACCGGGGTGATCCTCGTCGATTGGTTGTTCATCTTTGGCCTCGGTCTGCATATGGAAGGGGCGGCCCTCGCCGTCCTCTTTTCACCGGTCTGCAGCCTGACGGTACTGTCTTTTCACCGCCGTTTCAAGGGCCGCCAGCTCCACTGGTACTGGACTTGGCCGCGCCTGAAAAGCGTCGCCACCGCCGCCCGGCTTGGGGTTGCCGCGGCCTCTAACGAACTGGCTAACGGGGTTTCGATCTACGTCTTCAACCTCGTCTTGTTGCACCTGGCTGGTAACTACGCCGTGGCGGCCTACGGGGTGATTTCCAACATCGCGATTGTGACGATTGCGATTGCCAACGGGGTTGCCCTCGGGGCCCAGCCACTAATCTCACGCGAAGTCGGCGACCACCGCTTCACCGCCGGCAAGCAGATCCTAAACCACGCCTTTAAGATCACCATTAGCCTGGCCCTCTTATTAACCCTGATTTTAGTCCTGTTTAAGGGGCCGATCATCGGAATCTTCAACGCCGAGCACCAGGCCCAACTGGTTAAGTACGCCACGGTGGGGTTACCAATCTACTTCACCTCGGCCGTCTTCACCGCCATCAACCTGATGGCAATCATCTTCTTGACCGCCATCGGGTCCTCGCGGTTTGCCTTCGTCCTTTCCTTTTTACGGGGCTACTTGATCCTCATCCCAATGATCATTGGCCTTGGGGCCATCCTCGGCATTACCGGGGTGTGGGCGGCCGTGCCGATAACCGAATTCTTAGTGACCATGCTCGCCCTGCTTTTGATCAGGGCCCGCTTAAAAGAATGGGGACACTAA
- a CDS encoding class I SAM-dependent DNA methyltransferase → MIYQTFAQLYDELFDDQLYADWQSFVMREVQAPGTLLDLAGGAGRLAVRLAKQGFSVTDADLSVEMLSLADQHAQSAQVDLALVEADMLDLTGLGQFQTITCFADSLCYLNDLAQVNAALTQAGQHLAPGGKFLFDVITPYQTDQVYPGYSFNYQDEDHTRAFMWQSFADEEVAHGVIHDLTFFIQQGDGSYRRLSETHFERTYPLADYLTALKVAGFDQVQVSADFGRHEVKDDTTRWFFVCQKGGTIK, encoded by the coding sequence ATGATTTACCAGACCTTCGCCCAACTATATGACGAACTATTTGACGACCAGCTCTACGCTGATTGGCAGTCGTTTGTGATGCGAGAGGTGCAAGCGCCGGGGACCTTGTTAGACCTAGCGGGGGGCGCCGGTCGCCTGGCCGTTCGCCTGGCCAAGCAGGGTTTTTCCGTCACCGATGCCGATTTGAGTGTGGAGATGCTGTCATTGGCCGACCAGCACGCCCAAAGTGCTCAGGTTGACCTGGCCCTGGTGGAGGCCGACATGTTGGACCTAACCGGCTTGGGCCAGTTTCAGACCATTACTTGCTTTGCCGACTCCCTGTGCTACTTAAATGACCTAGCGCAGGTGAACGCGGCCCTGACGCAGGCCGGCCAGCACTTGGCACCGGGCGGAAAGTTCTTGTTTGACGTGATTACCCCCTACCAAACCGATCAGGTTTACCCGGGTTACTCCTTTAATTACCAAGACGAGGATCACACCCGGGCCTTCATGTGGCAAAGCTTTGCCGACGAAGAGGTGGCTCACGGCGTCATTCACGACTTGACCTTCTTCATTCAACAGGGCGACGGCAGCTACCGGCGCCTGAGTGAAACCCACTTTGAACGGACCTACCCGCTGGCCGACTACCTGACGGCCCTAAAGGTGGCTGGCTTCGACCAGGTCCAAGTCAGCGCCGACTTTGGCCGCCACGAGGTTAAGGATGACACGACGCGGTGGTTTTTCGTCTGCCAAAAGGGGGGGACCATTAAATGA
- the rplT gene encoding 50S ribosomal protein L20 has product MRVKGGTVTRARRKRIMKLAKGYTGSKHRLFKTAKDQVMKSYTYAFRDRKVNKRNFRELWIARINAGARMNGLSYSKLMHGLKLANIDINRKMLADLAVNDADAFKAVVDEAKKALN; this is encoded by the coding sequence ATGCGAGTTAAGGGTGGAACAGTTACGCGCGCTCGTCGGAAGCGCATTATGAAGTTAGCAAAGGGTTACACTGGTTCTAAGCACCGTTTATTCAAGACGGCCAAGGACCAAGTGATGAAGAGTTACACTTACGCTTTCCGTGACCGGAAGGTGAACAAGCGTAACTTCCGTGAACTCTGGATTGCCCGGATCAACGCCGGTGCCCGGATGAACGGTCTGAGCTACTCCAAGCTGATGCACGGCCTGAAGTTGGCTAACATCGACATCAACCGTAAGATGCTTGCTGACTTGGCAGTTAACGACGCCGACGCTTTCAAGGCCGTGGTTGACGAAGCTAAGAAGGCCCTGAACTAA
- a CDS encoding nicotinate-nucleotide adenylyltransferase, whose protein sequence is MQAVVNVIPKVQPQQVKAERHRRVGLYGGTFNPVHNAHLLVAEQVGRTLSLDKVSFLPDMQPPHRDHKGTIAADLRVDMLKLAVADNPFFDIEMEEINRGGVSYTYDTIKALKERHPDTDYYFIIGGDMVDYLPTWNKIDQLVEMVNFVGVRRKGAKNEAQYPVIWVDVPTVAISSSDIRARVKSGQSIRYMVPRAVEDYIKEHQLYID, encoded by the coding sequence GTGCAAGCAGTGGTAAACGTTATCCCAAAGGTTCAACCCCAACAGGTTAAAGCGGAAAGGCACCGCCGGGTCGGTTTGTACGGCGGAACCTTTAATCCCGTTCACAACGCCCATTTATTGGTCGCCGAGCAAGTCGGGCGGACCCTGTCCTTAGATAAGGTCTCCTTCTTGCCGGACATGCAACCGCCACACCGCGATCACAAGGGCACGATCGCCGCCGATCTACGGGTGGATATGCTGAAGTTGGCCGTTGCCGATAACCCCTTTTTTGACATCGAAATGGAAGAAATTAACCGCGGGGGCGTTTCCTACACTTACGATACGATCAAGGCCTTAAAGGAGCGTCACCCAGATACCGATTACTACTTCATTATCGGTGGTGACATGGTCGACTACCTGCCAACCTGGAACAAGATCGATCAACTGGTGGAGATGGTTAACTTCGTGGGGGTCCGGCGCAAGGGGGCCAAAAACGAGGCCCAGTACCCGGTTATCTGGGTCGACGTGCCGACGGTTGCCATCTCGTCATCGGACATCCGGGCCCGGGTGAAGTCTGGCCAGTCGATTCGTTACATGGTGCCACGCGCCGTCGAGGATTACATTAAGGAGCATCAGTTATACATTGACTAA
- the rpmF gene encoding 50S ribosomal protein L32 — protein MAVPARKTSKTRKRNRRGHIKLTVPGLAPCPQCGELRKSHMVCPSCGYYDGKQVVENN, from the coding sequence ATGGCTGTACCAGCACGGAAGACATCAAAGACCCGTAAGCGTAACCGTCGGGGACACATCAAGTTAACCGTTCCGGGCTTAGCACCTTGCCCACAATGCGGCGAGCTTCGTAAGTCCCACATGGTTTGCCCAAGTTGTGGTTACTACGATGGCAAGCAAGTTGTTGAAAACAACTAA
- a CDS encoding nucleotidyltransferase has product MKAVGLVVEYNPFHNGHRYHLAQAKRLTGADVVVAVMSGNFTQRGEPTILDKWSRTLAALQNGVDLVVELPVADAVQPAHRFAMGALSLLNDLQVADVVFGAEHPDWDFAAMVKAEQDFNQAAFHQFNNTYATQFNQQLEAVTGHALTDPNDILAFAYHRAKAAGDFGFHLQPIQRVDNHYADQQLTGAISSAGAIRQAVKGHQDVTETVPAQTASALAKLTTIPNWEQLYPLLANHLIQTPASLLEQTYQVKEGLENRLKEAAERHRDFTSFLKAVKTKRYTYGRLMRVAFYLTLNLSDQDMANYHPYHRVLGFTAAGQAYLHQVKKELSYPLITKVNQRMKNAELALDYRAGKLYQFFGTPEQDLTRGPIRLV; this is encoded by the coding sequence ATGAAGGCCGTGGGACTTGTTGTTGAGTATAACCCGTTTCATAACGGACACCGTTACCACCTAGCCCAGGCCAAGCGCCTGACTGGGGCGGACGTGGTGGTGGCCGTCATGTCGGGGAACTTCACCCAGCGCGGGGAGCCGACCATTTTAGATAAGTGGTCCCGGACACTGGCCGCCTTACAAAACGGGGTCGACCTAGTGGTGGAGCTACCGGTTGCCGACGCCGTTCAGCCGGCCCACCGCTTTGCCATGGGGGCCTTATCGTTACTAAATGATTTACAAGTTGCCGACGTGGTGTTTGGTGCCGAGCACCCGGACTGGGACTTTGCGGCGATGGTAAAAGCCGAGCAAGACTTTAACCAGGCCGCCTTCCACCAGTTCAACAATACCTACGCCACCCAGTTTAATCAGCAACTGGAAGCGGTGACTGGCCATGCCCTAACCGATCCCAACGATATCTTGGCCTTTGCCTACCACCGGGCTAAGGCCGCCGGGGACTTTGGCTTTCACTTGCAGCCGATCCAGCGCGTTGATAACCATTACGCCGATCAGCAGTTGACCGGGGCGATCTCATCGGCTGGTGCGATCCGCCAGGCGGTTAAAGGGCACCAAGACGTTACGGAAACGGTACCCGCCCAAACGGCTAGCGCCCTGGCCAAGCTAACGACGATTCCCAACTGGGAGCAACTCTACCCGCTCTTAGCCAACCACTTGATTCAAACGCCGGCGTCCCTACTTGAACAAACTTACCAGGTCAAAGAAGGCTTAGAGAACCGGCTCAAGGAGGCCGCGGAACGCCACCGGGACTTCACCTCCTTTCTAAAGGCGGTCAAGACCAAGCGCTACACGTACGGCCGGCTGATGCGGGTAGCCTTTTACTTGACGCTGAACTTATCCGACCAGGACATGGCCAACTACCACCCCTACCACCGGGTGTTAGGTTTCACGGCCGCTGGCCAGGCCTACTTGCACCAGGTCAAAAAGGAGCTGTCCTACCCGTTAATCACCAAGGTAAACCAGCGGATGAAAAACGCCGAATTGGCCCTTGACTACCGGGCGGGCAAGCTCTATCAGTTCTTTGGCACCCCAGAGCAGGATTTAACCCGGGGGCCAATTCGCCTGGTGTAA
- a CDS encoding YceD family protein produces the protein MKWALSDLHRYQDEPLHINSTLDLNASLTDRFPETVLAATPVTVDGYLSYDKGNATLSTRVELVLTVPSSRSLAPVELPLNFTITETYLPDDSHRGRYEEEDQLVLTLGPSGVIDLDEIVMENIIEQVPLRVLTPAEEAAERLPEGKGWSMVDEATLDEEQTNQVDPRFAKLKNLFPDQDSRD, from the coding sequence ATGAAGTGGGCATTATCTGACTTACATCGTTACCAAGATGAGCCATTGCACATTAATAGTACTTTGGATCTGAACGCATCACTGACCGATCGGTTTCCTGAAACCGTTCTGGCGGCCACGCCAGTCACGGTCGATGGTTATTTAAGCTATGACAAGGGGAATGCCACCCTTAGTACCCGCGTTGAGCTGGTGCTGACGGTGCCCTCAAGCCGATCCCTTGCTCCCGTAGAGTTGCCACTAAACTTTACGATCACTGAAACCTACCTGCCGGATGATAGTCACCGCGGGCGCTACGAAGAAGAAGATCAACTAGTCTTGACCCTTGGTCCTTCCGGCGTCATCGATCTAGATGAAATCGTGATGGAAAACATCATTGAGCAGGTCCCGCTGCGGGTGTTGACGCCGGCTGAAGAAGCCGCCGAGCGCTTGCCAGAGGGGAAGGGGTGGTCAATGGTCGATGAGGCAACCCTTGATGAGGAGCAGACTAATCAAGTTGATCCACGTTTCGCTAAGTTAAAGAACTTATTTCCTGATCAGGATAGCCGTGATTAG